The following are encoded in a window of Halorarum salinum genomic DNA:
- a CDS encoding DUF4212 domain-containing protein, whose amino-acid sequence MVDGEGGDASTETDGGTVTGAARNHRDTNYLEREVNLLNPSTPFMRDHLRVVWTGFVAWALVVFGPVTLTFVAPGPMTARMPVLGFPLHYFLVAIGAPGGALVLSFWYARKRDRLDEKYGIEHGRGPGTAAGDGSAVAADGGADE is encoded by the coding sequence ATGGTCGACGGAGAGGGGGGAGACGCCTCGACCGAAACCGACGGAGGAACCGTTACAGGGGCCGCCCGGAACCACCGCGACACGAACTACCTCGAACGCGAGGTGAACCTTCTGAACCCTAGCACGCCGTTCATGCGGGACCACCTCCGCGTGGTCTGGACCGGCTTCGTCGCCTGGGCGCTCGTCGTCTTCGGCCCGGTGACGCTGACGTTCGTCGCGCCCGGCCCCATGACCGCCAGGATGCCGGTGCTCGGCTTCCCGCTGCACTACTTCCTGGTCGCGATCGGGGCGCCCGGCGGCGCGCTGGTGCTGTCGTTCTGGTACGCGCGAAAGCGTGACCGGCTCGACGAGAAGTACGGCATCGAACACGGACGGGGTCCCGGGACGGCGGCCGGCGACGGGAGCGCGGTCGCCGCGGACGGGGGCGCCGACGAATGA
- the acs gene encoding acetate--CoA ligase: MSDDDVQLEARLEEQEEFEPPAEFVEQANVSDAGIYDEFEENWPECWEGAAGMLDWDEGYDQVLDDSNPPFYEWFTGGSLNASANCLDRHLEERGEEVAIEWIGEPTDEDDRTFTYEELHREVNEFAAALRERGVGEDDVVTMYMPMVPELPVAMLACARIGAPHSVVFAGFSAEALATRMDSADSEYLVTCDGYYRRGDPLDHLDKANEGLSMVEGDVSDVVVVDRLGPNGDDFGHDLAGNQHDYDALVEEQSGATVDPVGRDAEDMLFLMYTSGTTGQPKGVKHTTAGYLAWAAWTSHAVLDVKPDDTYFCAADIGWITGHSYIVYGPLALGTTSVMYEGTPDYPERDRLWEIIEEYGVNQLYTAPTAIRAFMKWGSQFPERHDLSSLRLLGTVGEPINPRAWKWYYKHIGDESCPVVDTWWQTETGGMMVTTLPGVKNMKPGSAGPPLPGIDARIVDTNGEEVEAGRAGYLTVNKPWPGMLRTLYNNDERFIEEYWKEYSDVDSDDPDDWVYFPEDGAKIDDDGYITVLGRVDDVINVSGHRLGTMEIESAIVGVEGVAEAAVVGGNHPVKGEAVYAYVILEDGYEGSEEMSDRIVEGVEDAIGPIARPEDVVFTPELPKTRSGKIMRRLLEDIANEDELGDTSTLRNPDVVEDIRVKVQEE, translated from the coding sequence ATGTCAGACGATGACGTGCAACTGGAGGCCCGGCTCGAGGAGCAGGAGGAGTTCGAGCCGCCGGCGGAGTTCGTCGAACAGGCGAACGTCTCCGACGCTGGCATTTACGACGAGTTCGAGGAGAACTGGCCGGAGTGCTGGGAGGGAGCGGCCGGGATGCTCGACTGGGACGAGGGGTACGATCAGGTGCTCGACGACTCGAACCCGCCGTTCTACGAGTGGTTCACCGGCGGGTCGCTGAACGCCTCGGCGAACTGTCTCGACCGGCACCTCGAGGAGCGGGGCGAGGAGGTCGCCATCGAGTGGATCGGCGAGCCGACCGACGAGGACGACCGGACGTTCACCTACGAGGAGCTCCACCGCGAGGTGAACGAGTTCGCGGCGGCGCTGCGGGAGCGGGGCGTCGGCGAGGACGACGTCGTGACGATGTACATGCCGATGGTGCCCGAACTGCCCGTCGCCATGCTGGCGTGCGCCCGCATCGGCGCGCCCCACTCGGTGGTCTTCGCCGGCTTCTCGGCGGAGGCGCTCGCCACCCGGATGGACTCGGCGGACTCGGAGTACCTCGTCACCTGCGACGGCTACTACCGCCGGGGCGACCCGCTCGACCACCTCGACAAGGCCAACGAGGGGCTCTCGATGGTCGAGGGCGACGTCTCGGACGTGGTGGTCGTCGACCGACTCGGCCCGAACGGCGACGACTTCGGCCACGACCTGGCCGGGAACCAGCACGACTACGACGCGCTCGTCGAGGAGCAGTCCGGCGCGACCGTCGACCCGGTGGGACGGGACGCCGAGGACATGCTGTTCCTCATGTACACCTCGGGCACCACGGGCCAGCCGAAGGGCGTCAAGCACACCACCGCCGGCTACCTCGCGTGGGCCGCCTGGACCTCCCACGCAGTGCTCGACGTGAAGCCGGATGACACGTACTTCTGTGCGGCCGACATCGGCTGGATCACCGGCCACTCGTACATCGTGTACGGGCCGCTCGCGCTCGGCACGACCTCCGTGATGTACGAGGGCACCCCCGACTACCCCGAGCGCGACCGCCTCTGGGAGATCATCGAGGAGTACGGGGTGAACCAGCTCTACACCGCGCCGACCGCCATCCGCGCGTTCATGAAGTGGGGCTCCCAGTTCCCCGAGCGGCACGACCTCTCCAGCCTCCGCCTGCTGGGCACCGTCGGCGAGCCCATCAACCCGCGCGCGTGGAAGTGGTACTACAAGCACATCGGCGACGAGTCCTGCCCCGTCGTCGACACCTGGTGGCAGACCGAGACCGGCGGCATGATGGTCACCACCCTGCCGGGCGTGAAGAACATGAAGCCCGGCTCCGCGGGGCCGCCGCTGCCGGGCATCGACGCGCGGATCGTCGACACGAACGGCGAGGAGGTGGAGGCCGGCCGCGCGGGCTACCTCACGGTCAACAAGCCCTGGCCCGGGATGCTCCGGACGCTGTACAACAACGACGAGCGCTTCATCGAGGAGTACTGGAAGGAGTACTCCGACGTCGACTCGGACGACCCCGACGACTGGGTGTACTTCCCCGAGGACGGCGCCAAGATCGACGACGACGGCTACATCACCGTGCTCGGCCGGGTCGACGACGTGATCAACGTCTCCGGGCACCGCCTGGGGACGATGGAGATCGAGTCGGCCATCGTCGGCGTCGAGGGCGTCGCCGAGGCCGCGGTCGTCGGCGGCAACCACCCCGTGAAGGGCGAGGCCGTCTACGCCTACGTCATCCTCGAGGACGGCTACGAGGGCTCCGAGGAGATGAGCGACCGCATCGTCGAGGGCGTCGAGGACGCCATTGGCCCCATCGCGCGGCCCGAGGACGTCGTCTTCACGCCCGAACTCCCGAAGACCCGCTCCGGGAAGATCATGCGCCGCCTGCTGGAGGACATCGCCAACGAGGACGAACTGGGCGACACCTCGACGCTGCGGAACCCGGACGTGGTGGAGGACATCCGGGTGAAGGTCCAGGAGGAGTAG
- a CDS encoding acyl-CoA mutase large subunit family protein — MYDEEDLAAIREAREEWEAETRDPAVDAHGERKERFATVSNLEIEDLYTPEDVADLDYGEDLGFPGEEPYTRGPYPTMYRGRTWTMRQFAGFGTAEETNERFHYLIENGQTGLSTAFDMPSLMGKDSDDPLSDGEVGKEGVAVDTLRDMEILFDGIDVGEVSTSFTINPSAPVIFAMYVALADRQGVPRERLRGTFQNDMLKEFIAQKEWVIPPEPSLDLVTDTVEFAIRETPGIYPISVSGYHIREAGSTAIQELAFTLADGFAYVEDAEERGLGVDEVAPQLSFFFNSHNSIFEEVAKFRAARRVYANVMDEWYGAEADEAKRLKFHTQTAGQSLTAQQPLNNIVRVTIQALAGVLGGTQSLHTNSFDEALALPGEEAVRVALRTQQIIAEESGAADSVDPLAGSFMVESLTDEVEEKTMAYLEEIRGMGDGSVRDGVLEGIEQGFFHREIQEASYEYQERVEEGEEVVVGVNKYAVDEDPDTDLLHVDEETQERQLDRLAEVKAERDDAAVEAALADLDGAIEDGENVMPVLVEAVKTYATMGEIMDVFERHYGAYREKIGLAS, encoded by the coding sequence ATGTACGACGAGGAGGACCTCGCGGCGATACGCGAGGCCCGCGAGGAGTGGGAGGCCGAGACCCGGGACCCGGCCGTCGACGCCCACGGCGAGCGCAAGGAGCGGTTCGCGACCGTCTCGAACCTGGAGATCGAGGACCTCTACACCCCCGAGGACGTCGCCGACCTCGACTACGGGGAGGACCTCGGCTTCCCCGGCGAGGAGCCGTACACCCGCGGCCCGTACCCGACGATGTACCGCGGGCGCACCTGGACGATGCGCCAGTTCGCCGGCTTCGGCACCGCGGAGGAGACGAACGAGCGCTTCCACTACCTCATCGAGAACGGCCAGACAGGGCTCTCGACGGCGTTCGACATGCCGAGCCTGATGGGCAAGGACTCGGACGACCCGCTCTCGGACGGAGAGGTCGGCAAGGAGGGGGTGGCCGTGGACACCCTCCGCGACATGGAGATCCTCTTCGACGGCATCGACGTCGGCGAGGTGTCCACCTCGTTCACCATCAACCCCAGCGCGCCCGTCATCTTCGCGATGTACGTCGCGCTCGCGGACCGGCAGGGAGTCCCACGCGAACGGCTCCGGGGCACCTTCCAGAACGACATGCTGAAGGAGTTCATCGCCCAGAAGGAGTGGGTCATCCCCCCGGAGCCCTCACTCGATCTCGTCACCGACACCGTCGAGTTCGCGATTCGTGAGACGCCGGGCATCTACCCCATCTCCGTCTCGGGCTACCACATCCGCGAGGCCGGATCGACCGCGATCCAGGAGCTCGCCTTCACCCTCGCGGACGGCTTCGCCTACGTCGAGGACGCCGAGGAGCGCGGGCTGGGCGTCGACGAGGTCGCCCCGCAGCTCTCCTTCTTCTTCAACTCGCACAACTCCATCTTCGAGGAGGTGGCGAAGTTCCGCGCGGCCCGCCGCGTCTACGCGAACGTGATGGACGAGTGGTACGGCGCCGAGGCCGACGAGGCGAAGCGCCTGAAGTTCCACACCCAGACCGCCGGGCAGTCGCTCACGGCCCAGCAGCCGCTCAACAACATCGTCCGCGTGACGATCCAGGCGCTGGCGGGCGTGCTCGGCGGCACCCAGAGCCTCCACACCAACTCCTTCGACGAGGCGCTCGCGCTCCCCGGGGAGGAGGCGGTCCGCGTCGCCCTGCGCACCCAGCAGATCATCGCCGAGGAGTCCGGCGCGGCCGACAGCGTGGATCCGCTCGCGGGTTCGTTCATGGTCGAGAGCCTGACCGACGAGGTCGAGGAGAAGACGATGGCGTACCTCGAGGAGATCCGGGGGATGGGCGACGGCTCCGTCCGCGACGGCGTGCTCGAGGGCATCGAGCAGGGCTTCTTCCACCGCGAGATCCAGGAGGCGTCCTACGAGTACCAGGAGCGCGTCGAGGAGGGCGAGGAGGTCGTCGTCGGCGTGAACAAGTACGCCGTCGACGAGGACCCCGACACGGACCTGCTCCACGTCGACGAGGAGACCCAGGAGCGCCAGCTCGACAGGCTGGCGGAGGTGAAGGCCGAGCGCGACGACGCGGCCGTGGAGGCGGCGCTCGCCGACCTGGACGGAGCCATCGAGGACGGCGAGAACGTGATGCCCGTCCTCGTCGAGGCCGTGAAGACGTACGCCACGATGGGCGAGATCATGGACGTGTTCGAACGCCACTACGGCGCCTACCGCGAGAAGATCGGGCTGGCCTCGTAG
- a CDS encoding DUF5788 family protein, which translates to MQPYERKQLLERINRESATIGVDIPDRIDVQGEPIDLREFVFEIKRRDTVPEGERDRVERAKRNLRRERIERLERIEEDEVDFATGEELAASIIGIDRALEALEQLRPPDLESEAERQEAMDRKRWMSFLKKALGHDESSGRRGGR; encoded by the coding sequence GTGCAGCCCTACGAACGAAAACAGCTCCTCGAGCGGATCAACCGCGAGAGCGCCACCATCGGCGTGGACATCCCCGATCGGATCGACGTCCAGGGCGAGCCGATCGACCTCCGCGAGTTCGTCTTCGAGATCAAACGGCGCGACACCGTCCCCGAGGGCGAGCGCGACCGCGTCGAGCGGGCGAAGCGGAACCTCCGCCGCGAGCGCATCGAGCGGCTCGAGCGCATCGAGGAGGACGAGGTGGACTTCGCGACCGGCGAGGAACTCGCCGCCAGCATCATCGGCATCGACCGGGCGCTGGAGGCGCTCGAACAGCTCCGGCCGCCCGACCTCGAGTCCGAGGCCGAGCGCCAGGAGGCGATGGACCGCAAGCGGTGGATGAGCTTCCTGAAGAAGGCGCTCGGGCACGACGAGTCGAGCGGCCGTCGGGGCGGACGGTAG